A DNA window from Mastomys coucha isolate ucsf_1 unplaced genomic scaffold, UCSF_Mcou_1 pScaffold21, whole genome shotgun sequence contains the following coding sequences:
- the LOC116101705 gene encoding paraneoplastic antigen-like protein 8C isoform X1, whose translation MVFGVQDIALLEHGCKALEVDSYKSLMILGIPEDCSHQEFEDIIRIPLKPLGKFEVAGKAFLEEDRSKAAIIRLAEDLNYDVVPREIKGKGGVWRVVYMPKWQDIEFLTKLNLFLRKEGRTVEDVARILRQELCPTTVGLGELPPGKCCLFPQGENADKGTTAKGHGVPLLEDPEKEGKPEEGKKGKKKNKKHRRRQQASDKKLVLLDLPELELTPGRTCPEEKSLQGTGHYSSDTIARDFKLKIVQKPRLTHDLPTCLHSGPSCSVCVPKRLWLFSTW comes from the exons ATGGTATTTGGAGTCCAGGACATTGCACTGTTAGAACACGGTTGCAAGGCCTTGGAGGTAGACAGTTACAAGTCGTTGATGATCCTGGGGATCCCAGAGGACTGTAGCCACCAAGAATTTGAAGACATCATACGGATTCCCCTCAAACCTCTGGGCAAGTTTGAAGTGGCTGGGAAGGCCTTTCTGGAGGAGGACAGATCCAAGGCAGCCATCATTAGGTTGGCAGAAGACCTCAACTACGATGTGGTCCCCAGGGAGATCAAAGGCAAGGGCGGTGTGTGGAGAGTGGTTTACATGCCCAAATGGCAGGACATCGAATTCCTCACCAAACTCAATTTGTTCCTGCGGAAAGAGGGCAGGACGGTAGAAGATGTGGCCCGCATCCTCAGGCAGGAGCTGTGTCCCACTACAGTAGGTCTTGGAGAGCTACCTCCCGGGAAGTGCTGCCTGTTTCCGCAAGGGGAGAATGCAGACAAGGGGACCACCGCCAAGGGGCATGGGGTCCCCCTTCTGGAGGACCCAGAGAAGGAGGGCAAgcctgaagaaggaaagaagggcaagaagaagaacaagaaacatCGACGCCGACAGCAGGCTTCTGATAAGAAGCT TGTTTTGCTAGACCTGCCAGAACTGGAGCTGACCCCCGGAAGAACCTGTCCTGAAGAAAAATCTTTGCAGGGAACGGGACACTATTCTTCGGACACCATTGCCAGAGACTTCAAGTTGAAGATAGTTCAAAAACCACGGTTGACACACGATCTGCCCACCTGTCTCCACTCAGGACCTTCCTGTTCTGTATGTGTCCCTAAACGGCTGTGGCTGTTCAGTACATGGTGA
- the LOC116101705 gene encoding paraneoplastic antigen-like protein 8C isoform X3, whose protein sequence is MVFGVQDIALLEHGCKALEVDSYKSLMILGIPEDCSHQEFEDIIRIPLKPLGKFEVAGKAFLEEDRSKAAIIRLAEDLNYDVVPREIKGKGGVWRVVYMPKWQDIEFLTKLNLFLRKEGRTVEDVARILRQELCPTTVGLGELPPGKCCLFPQGENADKGTTAKGHGVPLLEDPEKEGKPEEGKKGKKKNKKHRRRQQASDKKL, encoded by the coding sequence ATGGTATTTGGAGTCCAGGACATTGCACTGTTAGAACACGGTTGCAAGGCCTTGGAGGTAGACAGTTACAAGTCGTTGATGATCCTGGGGATCCCAGAGGACTGTAGCCACCAAGAATTTGAAGACATCATACGGATTCCCCTCAAACCTCTGGGCAAGTTTGAAGTGGCTGGGAAGGCCTTTCTGGAGGAGGACAGATCCAAGGCAGCCATCATTAGGTTGGCAGAAGACCTCAACTACGATGTGGTCCCCAGGGAGATCAAAGGCAAGGGCGGTGTGTGGAGAGTGGTTTACATGCCCAAATGGCAGGACATCGAATTCCTCACCAAACTCAATTTGTTCCTGCGGAAAGAGGGCAGGACGGTAGAAGATGTGGCCCGCATCCTCAGGCAGGAGCTGTGTCCCACTACAGTAGGTCTTGGAGAGCTACCTCCCGGGAAGTGCTGCCTGTTTCCGCAAGGGGAGAATGCAGACAAGGGGACCACCGCCAAGGGGCATGGGGTCCCCCTTCTGGAGGACCCAGAGAAGGAGGGCAAgcctgaagaaggaaagaagggcaagaagaagaacaagaaacatCGACGCCGACAGCAGGCTTCTGATAAGAAGCTGTGA
- the LOC116101705 gene encoding paraneoplastic antigen-like protein 8C isoform X2, which translates to MVFGVQDIALLEHGCKALEVDSYKSLMILGIPEDCSHQEFEDIIRIPLKPLGKFEVAGKAFLEEDRSKAAIIRLAEDLNYDVVPREIKGKGGVWRVVYMPKWQDIEFLTKLNLFLRKEGRTVEDVARILRQELCPTTVGLGELPPGKCCLFPQGENADKGTTAKGHGVPLLEDPEKEGKPEEGKKGKKKNKKHRRRQQASDKKLMVLGYWNKEGEKANKNP; encoded by the exons ATGGTATTTGGAGTCCAGGACATTGCACTGTTAGAACACGGTTGCAAGGCCTTGGAGGTAGACAGTTACAAGTCGTTGATGATCCTGGGGATCCCAGAGGACTGTAGCCACCAAGAATTTGAAGACATCATACGGATTCCCCTCAAACCTCTGGGCAAGTTTGAAGTGGCTGGGAAGGCCTTTCTGGAGGAGGACAGATCCAAGGCAGCCATCATTAGGTTGGCAGAAGACCTCAACTACGATGTGGTCCCCAGGGAGATCAAAGGCAAGGGCGGTGTGTGGAGAGTGGTTTACATGCCCAAATGGCAGGACATCGAATTCCTCACCAAACTCAATTTGTTCCTGCGGAAAGAGGGCAGGACGGTAGAAGATGTGGCCCGCATCCTCAGGCAGGAGCTGTGTCCCACTACAGTAGGTCTTGGAGAGCTACCTCCCGGGAAGTGCTGCCTGTTTCCGCAAGGGGAGAATGCAGACAAGGGGACCACCGCCAAGGGGCATGGGGTCCCCCTTCTGGAGGACCCAGAGAAGGAGGGCAAgcctgaagaaggaaagaagggcaagaagaagaacaagaaacatCGACGCCGACAGCAGGCTTCTGATAAGAAGCT AATGGTACTTGGATATTGGaataaagagggagaaaaagccAACAAAAATCCTTGA
- the Ccdc8 gene encoding coiled-coil domain-containing protein 8: MLQIGEDVDYLLIPREVRLAGGVWRVISKPATKEAEFRERLIQFLQEEGRTLEDVARIIEKSTPHPPQPPKRAKEPRVRRVPQMVTPPLRLVVGTYDSSNGSDSELSDFDTSKVKGNRSSGRTRKVRKMPVSYLGSKFLGSDVESEDDQELVEAFLRRGEKKPSAPPPRRRVNLPVPMFENNPGPQTSKADRWREYVSQVSWGKLKQRVKGWAPRSGSEVGQAQQASTAADRAGEMGHSQASPDDDSSRNTGDQNDQMLGTRRWKPKIKWVSLRRCRKEQVPPSAQGTGMPAEEHPEAAENQGAGAAANQRAEVAADPRAEAAADPRAEAAADPRAEATANQRAEPVASPAAEAASSPRAEAAANQRAEAVASPRAEAAASPRAEAAANQRVEAAVDPREEAAASPRAEAAASPRAEAAASPRAEAAASPRAEAAASPRVEASASPRAEAAVSPRAEAAADQRAEPIASPRAEAASSPRAEATSSPRAEAASSPRAEAASSPRAEAASSPRAEAVANPGAEAIANLSVEAAANLRAEVLPDQRAEAIDSQRAEGPANQRTGATENQRVEVLADQRAGVLCDQREEAGPQAIQEASAGSGSRVRKQVKTVRFQTPGRFSWFRMRRRVFGHTPRLPTLPKRVPRAGEARSLRVLRADSRAEVGHTEQEEQL; this comes from the coding sequence ATGCTGCAGATTGGGGAGGATGTTGACTATCTGCTCATCCCCCGGGAGGTCCGCCTGGCTGGGGGCGTGTGGAGGGTCATCTCCAAGCCTGCGACTAAGGAAGCTGAGTTTCGGGAGCGGCTAATCCAGTTTCTGCAGGAGGAGGGCCGCACCCTGGAAGACGTGGCCCGTATCATCGAAAAGAGTACTCCACACCCACCCCAGCCCCCCAAAAGAGCCAAGGAACCGAGAGTGAGGAGAGTTCCGCAGATGGTCACTCCTCCACTTCGGCTGGTTGTAGGCACCTATGACAGCAGCAATGGCAGCGACAGCGAGTTGAGTGACTTCGATACCTCCAAAGTCAAAGGCAACAGGAGCTCCGGGAGGACCAGGAAGGTGCGCAAAATGCCGGTCAGTTACTTGGGCAGCAAATTCCTGGGCAGCGATGTGGAGAGCGAGGATGATCAGGAGCTGGTGGAGGCCTTCCTCCGCCGTGGGGAGAAAAAGCCCAGCGCGCCTCCTCCTCGGCGCCGAGTCAATCTTCCAGTGCCCATGTTTGAGAACAACCCAGGGCCCCAGACATCCAAGGCCGACAGATGGCGGGAGTATGTCAGCCAGGTGTCCTGGGGGAAGCTGAAACAGAGGGTGAAGGGCTGGGCACCCAGATCAGGCTCCGAGGTGGGCCAGGCCCAGCAGGCATCCACAGCAGCcgacagggctggagaaatgggacACAGCCAAGCCAGCCCGGACGATGATAGCTCCAGAAACACAGGAGACCAGAACGACCAGATGCTGGGTACTAGACGCTGGAAGCCCAAGATCAAGTGGGTTTCCTTGAGACGATGCAGGAAGGAGCAGGTGCCACCCTCTGCTCAGGGGACAGGCATGCCAGCTGAGGAGCACCCAGAGGCTGCAGAGAACCAGGGGGCAGGGGCTGCAGCTAACCAGAGGGCAGAGGTTGCAGCTGATCCAAGGGCAGAGGCTGCAGCTGATCCAAGAGCAGAGGCTGCAGCTGATCCAAGGGCAGAGGCTACAGCTAACCAGAGGGCAGAGCCTGTAGCTAGTCCAGCAGCAGAGGCTGCATCTAGTCCAAGGGCAGAGGCTGCTGCTAACCAAAGGGCAGAGGCAGTAGCTAGTCCAAGAGCAGAGGCTGCAGCTAGTCCGAGGGCAGAGGCTGCTGCTAACCAGAGGGTAGAGGCTGCAGTTGATCCAAGAGAAGAGGCTGCAGCTAGTCCAAGGGCAGAGGCTGCAGCTAGTCCAAGGGCAGAGGCTGCAGCTAGTCCAAGAGCAGAGGCTGCAGCTAGTCCAAGGGCAGAGGCTGCAGCTAGTCCAAGGGTAGAGGCTTCAGCTAGTCCAAGAGCAGAGGCTGCAGTTAGTCCAAGGGCAGAGGCTGCAGCTGACCAGAGGGCAGAGCCTATAGCTAGTCCAAGAGCAGAGGCTGCATCTAGTCCAAGGGCAGAGGCTACATCTAGTCCAAGGGCAGAGGCTGCATCTAGTCCAAGAGCAGAGGCTGCATCTAGTCCAAGAGCAGAGGCTGCATCTAGTCCAAGAGCAGAGGCCGTAGCTAATCCAGGGGCAGAGGCCATAGCTAATCTGAGTGTAGAGGCTGCAGCTAATCTCAGGGCAGAAGTCCTACCTGACCAGAGGGCAGAAGCCATAGATAGTCAGAGGGCAGAGGGCCCAGCTAACCAAAGAACTGGTGCTACAGAAAATCAGAGGGTGGAGGTCCTAGCTGACCAGAGGGCAGGGGTTCTCTGTGACCAGAGAGAGGAGGCTGGACCTCAGGCTATACAGGAAGCCTCAGCTGGTTCGGGATCTAGGGTCCGGAAACAGGTAAAGACAGTGAGGTTCCAGACCCCAGGACGCTTCTCATGGTTTCGCATGCGCAGGAGAGTCTTCGGGCACACTCCCAGGTTGCCAACTCTGCCCAAGAGAGTCCCGAGGGCAGGTGAGGCCAGAAGCCTCCGGGTGCTAAGGGCTGACAGCAGAGCAGAAGTGGGACACACAGAGCAAGAAGAACAGCTGTGA